A stretch of DNA from Rhodococcus sp. NBC_00297:
GCGGTCGGGACGCACCAATGGAAAGAGGATGGTCTCGCGAATACCCAGCCCTGTGAGCGCCATCAGAAGGCGGTCGATGCCCATTCCCGTACCCGTTGTGGGCGGCATCGCGTACTCCATGGCGGTGAGGAAGTCCTCGTCGAGGACCATGGCCTCGTCGTCGCCGGCCGACGCCAGCCGGGCCTGATCGACGAAGCGCTCGCGCTGCACGACGGGATCGACGAGCTCCGAGTAGCCGGTGGCGAGCTCGAAGCCCCGCACGTAGAGGTCCCACTTCTCCACCACACCGGGGATGCTGCGATGGGCCCGGACCAGAGGCGACGTCTCCACGGGGAAGTTGCGGACGAACGTCGGAGTGTGGAGCTGGTCCCCGCAGCTGTGCTCCCACAGCTCCTCGACCAGCTTGCCGTGGCCCCACCCCTTGTCCGTCGGCACGGCGAGACCCACCCGATCGGCCAGCGCACGCAGGTCGTCCGGGCTCGTCTCCGGTGTCACCTCGATACCGACGGCGGCCGACAACGACGGGTACATCTCGATGGTGGTCCACTCGCCCGCGAAGTCGTACGCGGAACCGTCCGCGAGGGTGACCTGGAGCGACCCGTACACGGCCTGGACGACTTCCTGCACGAGCTCGCGCGTCATCACTGCGGAGTCGTCGTACGTGCCGTAGGCCTCGTACGTCTCGAGCATCGCGAACTCCGGGGAGTGCGTGGAGTCGATGCCCTCGTTGCGGAAGTTGCGGTTGATCTCGAAGACCCGGTCGATGCCGCCCACGACCGCCCGCTTGAGAAACAGTTCGGGAGCGATGCGGAGGAACAGGTCGATGTCGAGCGCGTTCGAGTGCGTCGTGAACGGTCGGGCCGCGGCGCCGCCGTGCAGCGTCTGGAGCATCGGGGTCTCGATCTCCAGGAATCCGCGGCGCTCGAGCCCGTCACGCAGTGCGCGCAGCGCGGCGACGCGGCGGCGGGCGTTCTCCCGCGCCCCGGGACGCACGATGAGGTCGACGTACCGCTGGCGGACGCGGGACTCCTCGTTCATCTCCTTGTGGGCGACGGGCAGGGGCCGCAGCGACTTGGACGCCATCTGCCACTCGTCCGCCATGACGCTCAGCTCGCCGCGTCGGGAGCTGATCACCTCGCCGTGCACGAAGATCATGTCGCCGAGATCGACGTCCGACTTCCACAGCGCCAGCGCGTCCTCGCCGACACCGGCGAGGGAGATCATGGCCTGGAGCTGCGTGCCGTCCCCGTCCTGCAGCGTCGCGAAGCAGAGCTTGCCGGTGTTGCGCAGGAAGATGACGCGACCGGCCACCCCCACCTGCTCGCCGGTGTGCGTGTCCGGCTCGAGCGCGGGATGCGCAGCCCGGACCTCGGCCAGCGAGTGCGTCCTCGCGACCGACACCGGATACGCCTCGCGCCCAGACTCCAGCAGCCGGGCGCGCTTCTCGCGGCGGATGCGCACCTGTTCCGGGGTGTCGTCGGTGGGAACGGCGGCGGGGTCGGTGTCTGCTCGTGGTGTCTCGGTCACGACTGCCCAGCCTATAGAGAGGTCAGTGCGCGACGAGAGTGCGCCCTTCGCGCAGGCAGTGCCGTGCGCTCCCCACGACGCCGGTGAGCCCGGCGTCGACGATGGCGCGGTACCCACCGATGACGTCGGACGCTCGCGTGAGCCCCAGTTCCTGCAGCGCCGCGGCGGCCAGCGAGGAGGTGTAGCCCTCGGAGCACAGCACGATCCACTCGACGTCGTGATCCACCGCGATGGCCAGGCGTGCGCTGCTCGTGGGGTCGCACCGCCACTCGAGGACGTTGCGCTCGACGGCCAGTGCCCCCGGCATGGTCCCCTCCAGCGCGCGCTGTGCCTGGGGGCGGATGTCGACGAGCACCGCGCCGCGGGCGACGGCATCGGCCAGCTCGGAGACGTCCGTGCGGCGGTACGTGGACCGTGCGCGCTCGAGCATGTCGTCGATGCTCGATCGGGTGGTGGGTCGAGTCGTCATCACGCGTCTCCCTCGGGCAGGTCGGTCAGGACGGACCGGGTGCGGCGCAGAGCACCGCGCTCGCCGATCTCGTAGTAGGACATGGCCGTCAGCGGCGGCGAGTACGCATGCACGCTCAGTGTCGGACCGCTCACGGTCACCGGGTCCGATGTCGGGGCCGGTGCGTGGGTGACGTCGTGGACCCACCCCAGCGGGAAGGACGCCTGATCACCCGCATCCAGGCGGCGGTGATGCAGACCCTCACCGTTCCAACGGTATTCGCTGAGCGAGCCGCTCAGGACGGTCAGCGCGCCGAGCGATCCGGCGTGGTCGTGCAGTTCGGTGGACTTGTCCGGCACCCAGCTGATGAGCCACAGGTCGACCAGATCGTCCGAATGTAGACGGGCACACCACCGTTCACCTGCTGGAAACACTCCACCGGGCGGGAGGAGCGCATCATGGCGACCGTCGAGCACGTCCGCCGCACCTTGATCGGTGAGGCGCAGCAGATCGGCGGGACGCAGAGAGGTGGGGGCGACAGCAGAGAGCGAGAGCACGACAGGACTCCAGGGAGGTGTGATGACAGTCAGGGCAGGCGTCAGCCCCGACAACACTCCCGAGCACCCGTGCGATCAGTCACCCCGAAAGTGTGGCACACCGTTCGGCAGCGCGCCACCTCGACCGTCGTGGCCTCGATCAGCGGCGACGGGCCTGATTGCGCTCGTAGACCAGCCGCAGTCCCGCCAACGTGAGGTCCGGCTCGATGCGATCGATCGACGAGGAGTCGTCCATGACGAGCGACGCCGTGTCGCCGGTGGCCACCACGACGACGTCGTCGCCGTCGAAGCCGGGCACCTCGCGGCACACCCGGTCGACGATGCCGTCGACGAGGCCGGCGAAGCCGAAAATCGCACCCGACTGCATGGCCTCGACGGTGTTCTTGCCCAGAACACCTCGGGGCCGGACCAGTTCGACCTTGCGCAGCGCCGCCGAGCGGGACGCGAGCGCGTCCATGGAGATCTCGAGTCCGGGTGCGATCGATCCGCCCAGGAACTCCCCCTTCGCCGACACGACGTCGACACACGTGGACGTCCCGAAGTCGACGATGATGCACGGGGCGTCGTACAGGTGGTGAGCCGCGAGGCTGTTGACGATGCGGTCGGCGCCCACCTCCTTCGGATTGTCCACCAGCAGAGGCACTCCCGTGCGTACACCGGGCTCGACGACCACGTGGGGAACGTGCGACCAGTACCGCCCCAGCATCGTCCTGATCTCGCGCAGCACCGACGGGACCGTCGACAGCGCCGCGACACCCGTGATGGTCTCCACGTCGGGACCGAGGAGACCGCGGAACGTCAACGCGAGCTCGTCCGCCGTCATCGACGCGTCCGTCCGCATCCGGCGTTGCCGCGTCAGCCGCGCGTGGTCACCGGTGCCGGTGAACACGCCCAACACGATGTTGGTGTTGCGGACGTCGACGGTGAGCAGCATCAGACCGAGACCGTGTCACGCGTGTCCGCGGTGAGTGTGCGCGGCGAGATCAGTCCGGAGCCGGCCGGGCTGTCCGCCGGATCGGTGCCCACCTGGACGGGGCGGTTGTCGGCGTCGACGAACACCACGTTCGGCGCGTACTCGGCGACCTCGGCCGGATCGAGGATGCCGTAGGCGATGATGATCACCAGATCACCCGGATGCACGAGATGCGCTGCGGCGCCGTTGATCCCGACCACTCCCGAACCACGCTGCCCCGCGATGACGTAGGTCTCGAGCCGAGCACCGTTGTCGATGTCCACGATGGTCACCTGCTCACCCTCGAGCAGCGCGGCGGCGTCGAGCAGGTCCTGATCGATGGTCACCGACCCCACGTAGTGCAGATCGGCGTGGGTCACGGTGGCGCGGTGGATCTTCGAGGTCATCATCGTGCGGAGCATGGTGGGTCCTTACCTGTCTGGAGCCGGGCGGAGTTGCGGGCAGGCCGGTCGAAGTGGAGTCAGGAGTGGCCGAGATGGCGTTGTCCAGCTGCGGATTCCGGATCGCGACCCTGGAATCCGGTACCGAGAGCGACGCCCACGTTGTCGAGCAGGCGCGTGGTGCCCACGCGGGCGGCGACCAGCAACCGGCCGTCTCCCTCCTCGGGTGCGTCACGGAGATCGGCTCCGCGTATCTCGAGGTAGTCGACGTCCACCTCCGGCACCGTGTCGAGCACCGACTGTGCCGCCGCCAGAACGGCATCCGAACCACCCTCGGCAGCATGGGTGCCGGCGATCAGCGCTGCCGACAGGGCCACCGCGAGGGACCGCTGGTGCTCGTCGAGGTACCGGTTGCGCGAGGACAGGGCGAGACCGTCGGACTCGCGGACGATGGGGACGCCGCGGATCTCGACGTCGATGTTCAGGTCGCGCACCATCTGGTCGATGAGGACCAGCTGCTGGTAGTCCTTCTCCCCGAAGTAGGCCGTGGTGGGTGCGACGATGCCGAGCAGCTTCGCGACCACCGTCAGCATCCCGGCGAAATGGCCGGGCCGCGAGGCGCCTTCGAGTTCGGCACCGAGCGGACCGGGGTGCACCGTCGTCCGCGGACCGTGCGGGTACATGTCCTGCACACTCGGGACGAAGGCCAGTTCCACCCCGGCTGCGCGCAGCACGTCCAGGTCGGCGTCGAGGGTGCGCGGGTACGCGTCGAGATCCTCCCCCGCCCCGAACTGCAGCGGGTTGACGAAGATCGACACCACGACGACAGCGCCGCTCCGCTTCGCCATCTCCACGAGCTGGACGTGACCGGCGTGCAACGCACCCATGGTGGGCACGAGCGCGACTCGGCGTCCCGCCGAGCGCAGGGCACGGGTGACCGACCGGACGACATCGGGTGCGTGATGCACCGTCAGTTCACCCGGTGTGTACGCGCCGTCGAGTGCACTCACGGCTGCCTCCTCATTCGTTGTCCCGCAGGACGTTCATCACGGTGTCGTCCGCGCCGGTCCGCTCGGCCGTACGCAGTGACATCGCGCGATAGCCCGCGGCGATCCGCGGGTCGAGATCGGTCAACGCGTCGAGATGCCTGGACACCGTCGCCCCGTCGCCGCGCGCCACCGGACCGGTCAACGCGCCCTGTCCGCTGCGCAGCACGTTGTCCAACGCCGCCGACAGCAGTGGCGCCAGAACCCGCTCCGCCACACCACCGGGACGCTGTTCCACCGGCTGCTGGCCGGGAAGTTCCTCGTGGGCCAACGCGTCCCGCAGCGCGTCGAGGGCGTCGACGACCAGAGTGACCAGGTGGTTCGACCCGTGGGCGAGCGCGGCGTGGTACAGCGTGCGCGCCTCCTCGGGCACACCCACGGGCTCGCCGCCGATCTCGAGCACCAGTCCCTGCGCGATCGCGAGGCCGATCTCGTCGGCCGCCGTGATGCCGAAGCACGCGGTCGCCAGACGGTCGGTGTCCTCGGGTTTGCCGCTGAAGGTCATCGCGGGGTGCACGGCCATCGTCACCACTCCTCGGCCCGCCAGCGGCGCGAGGATGCCGACACCGTTGGCGCCGGACGTGTGCAGCACGAGAGTTCCGGGCGACACCGCATCGGTGCGCGCCAACCCGCGGACCAGCGCGTCCAGTTCCTGATCCGGCACCGCGAGGATCAGCAGTTCACTGCGCCGAGCCACATCCGTGGCCGGCATGATCTCCGCGTCGGGGAGGCGGGTCTCGGCGCGGCGCCGGGACGCGTCGGAGACGGCGGCGCAGCCGAACACGACGTGGCCGACGCGTTCGAGCGCCTCACCCAGCGCGGTACCGACCCGGCCTGCGGACACGACACCGACGGACAGGCGCGCCGGGGCGGGGTCGGACGTGACTCGATCGGGGGACAAGAAGGGTCCTCTCGGGGATACAGTTCCAGTCCCGCTCGGCGGGTACCGGACTCATCGACGCCCACACTAGTGTCCGGCGTCGACCGACCGCCATGCGACGCCGGTCACACCCGCGGCGCAGATCTCACTCGACGAAGCTCTCACTCGGCGCGGTGTCTACTCGGCACGGCGGCGCCGGCGACCCGATCCTGTCGACGCGTCCGCGGTGCCCATCCCCGCGAGGATGTCCGCGACGGAGCGCCCACTCGAATGTGCTCCCGATCCTGCGTCGACCGGTGCGTCGGACTCGTCGTCCGGATCCGCAGCGCGTCGTCGACCGCCCGACTGCACGGGTGCGACGGGCGCGGGTTCCGGAAGCTCGGGCTCTTCCGGCTCGGGTTCGGGCTCGACGTCCAGGGTCGGCAGCGGATCGGGTTCGGGCTGCGGCTCGGGTTCGGGGAGCGGCTCGGGCTCCGGCAGGGGTTCGGGCTCGGGTTCGGGTTCCGGCAGCGGTTCCGGCTCGGGCTCGGGTTCCGGCTCGGGAAGGGGTTCCGGCTCGGGGGCGACGGGAATGCTGTCGGCGCGGTGACTCGACGGGTTCCATTCGGGGGTGCGCGGCGACGGCGGTGCGGGTGCCGGATGGAAGGTGCCGTCGTGATCGAACTCGCCGCCGATGACCGACGTCTCCGCCGTGACCGGGTCGTCGAAGGGAGTGGCGAAGCCGGGCCGGGAGTAGGTCGGATCGGGGGCGAAGCTCGGCGGGCGGGTGCGCGATCCGGGAACGTACAGACCGGACGGCGCCGGCTCGTAGCCGCTGTAGGAGCGCTCGGCCAGCTCCCGCATCCGCATCGCCTCGCCGGCGATGGCAGCGCGGTCGTCCGGCAACTCGCCGTCGAACAGCATCTCGAGGCTGCGGCGCAGCGACGCGAGTTCGGCTCGGAGAGCACGCATCTCGTCTCCGTCGGCACCGATCTCGGCGCGCACCCGCGACTCGACGCCGAGCTCGTACTCGCGGCGCGCGGCAATCTCCCGCTCCAGCTGGAGCTCGTAGACGGTCTGCAGATCGCGCGCCTTCATCTGATCCACCGCGGCGTCGCGGCGGTATTTCGTCATCGCGAACGCGCCGAGAACGGCGGCCCACAGCGCTGCCACGATGCCCACGCGCAGCAGCGGAACGCTGTCGCTGAGGATCATCAGAACGCTGGCCACCACGCCCAGCAGAACCAGACCGGCGAGAGCCGTGTGGTTGCCGCCGCGTTTCGTGCGACGGTTCGCCTTGCTCCTGCCGGTGTCCGTCATGAATCCCAGGGTAACGGCTCGGGCGGCTGTCGCACTTCACCATGCACGGACGGGGTGTCCGAGGACGGCCGCGATCGGGTCAGTGGGCGGGCTCGTCGGCTCCGTCGTCCGGTGTCCGGCAGCAGTGCTCGAGCCACAGGGCAGCGGCCACGGCGACGATCCCGGCGACGAGGCCGATCAGCGCTCCCGGCGTGTCCTCCGACGCCGCGCGCACCGAGGACCGCAGGGGCAGCAGATGGATCAGCAGACCGGCCCACACTCCCGCCGCCGCTGCACCGACGAGGGCCGCGGCCTTCGCCAGTGCGACGGCGCGGGCGACCGTGATCGGATGCAGCTGGCCGGGCCCGGGGCCGATCCTGCGGGTGCGCAATCGGGACCGCACCAGCAGACCCACGACCACGAGGACGACCGCCACCGGATACAGCGACGCTCCGGCGAACGTCGAGATCGGCGGAACAGACCCGTAGAACGAGGACGCGAGGATCCAGGTGGCCACCACGGCGAACGCCGCGAGCGCGACGAGGTCGCGCACGCGCGTCGGGCTCACGTGGAGTCACCGCCGGCCCGCCCGCAGCGCACCGGGTCCCACAACCGTGTCTCGGTGCGACGCACACCGGCACGTTCGGACTCCGGCAGCTCGGCCAGCAGGTCGCGCACCGATCGGCCACGCAGCACGGCGTCGGGATCGGCGTCCAGCCACGGTGCGAGGACGAAGGCGCGCTCGTGCGCCAGTGGGTGCGGAAGAATCAGCTCGGGGTCGTCGCTGACGACGTCGTCGCACACGACGACGTCCACGTCGACGGTCCGCGGTCCCCAGCGCTGCACCCGCTCGCGGTGAGCGGCCGTCTCCAACTGCTGTCCCCGTCGCAACCAGCCCCGGCAGTCGGTGTTCTCGTCGTCCACGATCACGACGGCGTTGAGGAAGTCCTGCTGGTCGATGCCGCCCCACGGGGCGGTGGCGAACACGGTCGACACTGCGACGACGGCGTCACCGAGACCCTCGACCACGGCCCGCAACTGCTGTTCGCTGTCCCCGATGTTGCTCCCGATCGAGAGCACCGCGCGGGTCACGCAGACCTCGATCGGCTCACCACGACGGCCACGTCCGTGAAGGTCAGGGGGATCGGAGCCGACGGCTTGTGCAGGGTGACCTCGACGCGTTCCACGCGCGGATCCGTCAGGACACCGTCGGCGATCTCGCTCGCGACCGTCTCGATGAGATCGCGACTCGGCCCCGCGACGACCGCGGCGGCGGCCTCGGCCAACTCGCCGTAGTGCGCCGTCTTCGTCAGGTCGTCCGATGCCGCGGCCGGGGCGAGATCCATGTGGACGACGAGGTCGACGAGGAAGTCCTGCCCGTCGCGCTTCTCGTGGTCGAAGACACCGTGATTGCCGCGCACGGTCAATCCGCGCAGCTCGATGCGATCGGTCATGTCGTGCCTTTCGGTTCGGTCGGGCCGTGCCACTGCCGGTGCACGGCGAGAGCGTCGAGAGTGCCGACGGCGTCGTGGACGCGCACCCCCCAGGCGCCCGCCACGGCGGACAGCACCGAGATCGCGGCCGTCGCAGCGTCGCGGCCGTGCGGAGGGCGAGGCTGCCCGTCGCGGGCGAGCAGAGTGCCGAGGAATCGTTTGCGGGACGCACCCACCAGCACGGGAATGCCCGTGTCGACGAGACGATCGAGTCGGCGGAGCAACGCCCAGTTGTGCTCCGCGTTCTTGGCGAAGCCGAGCCCCGGATCGAGGACGATGCGGGAACTGTCCACCCCGGCGGCGACGGCCGCGTCGACCTGACGGAGCAGTCCGCTGCGCACGTCCTCGACGATGTCGCCGTAGTCGTGCTCCTCGGCGGCACCGGGTCGGTGGGTCCAGTCGACGGTGGAACGCCAGTGCATGAGCACCCAGGCGACACCGGCATCGGCGACGACACCCGCCATGTCGGGATCGGCGCGGCCACCGGAGACGTCGTTGACGATGGACACGCCCGCACCGATCGCCGCGGTCGCCACGGATGCCCGCATCGTGTCGACGCTGACGCACACGCCGTGAGAGACCAACTCGGCGATCACCGGTGCGACGCGCTCCGCCTCGACGGACGGGTCGACGCGGTCGGCTCCCGGACGTGTCGACTCGCCCCCCACATCGACGATGTCGACACCCGCGGCGTGCAGTTCGAGGCCGTGACGCACCGCGGCGTCGACGTCGAGGTAGCGGCCGCCGTCCGAGAACGAGTCGGCCGTGACGTTGACGACGCCCATCACCACGGGCCCGTCCGCGTGCGGAAGCGTGAACACGAGCGGCGCCTATTTGCGAAGAATGAGATCCAGCGCCTCGGACCGGGACACCGCGCTGGACTGGAACACACCGCGCACGGCGGACGTGGTGGTGCTGGCGCCCGGCTTACGGATTCCCCGCATCGCCATGCAGAGGTGCTCGGCCTCCATCACCACGATGACTCCGCGCGGTTCGAGCTTGCGCATCATCGCGTCGGCGACCTGCGAGGTGAGACGCTCCTGCACCTGCGGCCGCTTCGCGTACAGGTCGACGACCCGCGCCAGCTTCGACAGGCCCGTCACCCGGCCCGACTTGCCCGGGATGTAGCCGACGTGCGCGACGCCGTGAAAGGACACCAGGTGGTGCTCGCACGTCGAGTACATCGGGATGTCCCGCACGAGGACGAGCTCGCGGTGCGCCTCGTCGAACGTCGTTCCCAGCACCTCGTCAGGATCGACGAACAGTCCGCCGAACATCTCCCTGTATGCACGCGCCACTCGAGCGGGCGTGTCCTTCAGCCCCTCGCGCTCGGGGTCCTCACCCACCGCGAGCAGCAGCTCGCGAACGGCCGCCTCGGCGCGCTCCTGATCGAACGTTCGACCGGACACCACGGACACGGGCTCGTCGATCGACTGATCGGCTTGGTTGACGGACACGGGAGGTCCCTTCGCTGACGGACGCGCTGCCGATGGATCAGAGCAGCCGGAGTGATGTGCGGGCGGGTGCGGCCGCACGGACGAGAGGGTCGGACGAGCGACTCTAGCGCGCGTCCGGGCCCTCCCACCGCTGGGTGTTCGGCGGCAGCTGGGGATCCTCGGCCTCGTCACGCGGAGGCTGGTACTGCCCCTCCGGGTTCTGCGGGTTGCGGTAACGCGGCTCGGGCTGAGCCGGCTCCCCCACACCCGAACCGGGGTACTGCCCGTACGGCTGCGGATCCTGGTACGGCTCCTGATAGGGCTGGGGTTCCTGGTACGCCTGCGGTTCCCGATAGGGCTGGGGTTCCTGGTAGGGCTGCGGTTCCTGGTAGGGCTGGGGCTCGTCGTAGCCGCGCGGTTCCTGGTACCCACGCGGACCCTGGTAGCCCTGCGGGTCACCCTGACCCTGCGGCTGCCCGTATCCCTGGGGCTGGCCGTAACCCTGGGGCTGGCCGTAACCCTGCGGCTGGCCGTAACCCTGCGGCTGGCCGTAACCCTGCGGCTCCGGGTACCGAGGTGCCTCGTTCTCGCGAGGAGGCCATCCCGGTGCGGACCAGCCGGCCGGTGCGCCGTAGTCGGGCATCGAGGAGCCGGGACGGCCGCCGCGATGTGCGCCACCCTGACCGTTCGGGGTCGACCCGTTCTGGCCCTGCCCGTTCTGACCGTGACCGTTCTGGCCGTGCCCGTTCTGGGCGTGGCCGTTCTGGCCGTTCTGTGCCTGGCCGTTCTGGGCCTGGCCGGCGTAGCTCGGCTCCTTGACGATCGAGACGGGGGGCCACGGCTCCCCGCGCTCGGTCGCGAGCTCGCGCGGCGTCTTCACCGGGGGCTTGGACGACGGAACTCGATCACCGAAGTCGTTGAACGCGGTGATGCGGGGACGCTTCTCGACGCCGGTGAAGATCTTCTCCAGATCCTTGCGCGTGAGTGTCTCGCGCTCGAGCAGCTCGGTGGCCAGGATGTCGAGGACGTCGCGGTAGTCGTTCAGGATGGCCCACGCCTCGGTGTGCGCGGCCTCGATGAGGTTGCGCACCTCCCCGTCGATCTCCCGCGCGACCTCGTGCGAGTAGTCGGACTGGACGCCCATCGAGCGGCCCAGGAACGGATCGCCCTGCTCCTGGCCGTACCGGACGGCGCCGAGCTTGCTGCTCATGCCGTACTCGGTGACCATGGCGCGAGCGATCTTGGTCGCCTGGTCGATGTCGGACGACGCTCCCGTGGTCGGCTCGTGGAAGACGAGCTCCTCGGCAGCGCGGCCGCCCATCGCCATGACGAGGCGCGCGATCATCTCGGAGCGCGTCATCAGGCCCTTGTCGTCCTCCGGCACCGTCATCGCGTGACCACCGGTGCGGCCGCGGGCGAGGATGGTGACCTTGTAGATCGGCTCGATGTCGGGCATCGCCCACGCCGCGAGGGTGTGACCACCCTCGTGGTACGCCGTGATCTTGCGCTCGTGCTCACTGATGATGCGGCTCTTGCGTCGAGGTCCGCCGATGACGCGGTCCACCGACTCCTCGAGGGCGGCCTCGGTGACCACGGTGCCGTTCTCCCGCGCCGTGAGCAGTGCGGCCTCGTTGATGACGTTCGCGAGATCCGCGCCCGACATGCCGACGGTGCGCTTGGCCAGACCCTCGAGGTCGGCGTCCTGCGCGATCGGCTTGCCCTTCGAGTGCACCGCGAGAATCGCGCGGCGTCCTGCGAGGTCGGGGGCGCCGACCGGGATCTGCCTGTCGAAACGGCCCGGGCGCAGCAGGGCGGGATCGAGGATGTCGGGGCGGTTGGTCGCGGCGATGAGGATGACGCCGGTGCGCTCACCGAAGCCGTCCATCTCGACGAGCAGCTGGTTGAGCGTCTGCTCGCGCTCGTCGTGTCCGCCGCCCAGACCGGCGCCGCGCTGGCGACCGACGGCGTCGATCTCGTCGACGAAGATGATGCAGGGGCTGTTCTGCTTGGCCTGCTCGAACAGGTCGCGCACACGTGAGGCACCGACACCGACGAACATCTCGACGAAGTCGGAACCGGAGATGGTGAAGAACGGCACGCCGGCCTCACCGGCGACGGCGCGGGCGAGCAGCGTCTTGCCGGTTCCGGGAGGGCCGTAGAGCAGCACGCCGCGGGGGATCTTCGCGCCGAGTGCCTGGTAGCGGGCCGGGTTCTGCAGGAAGTCCTTGATCTCGTACAGCTCTTCGACCGCTTCGTTCGCGCCTGCCACGTCCGCGAACGTCGTCTTCGGCATGTCCTTGGTGAGCTGCTTGGCCTTGGACTTGCCGAAGCCCATCACACCGCCACGCCCGCCGCCCTGCATGCGCGACATCACGAAGATGAAGATGCCCAGCAGGATGATCATCGGGAGCAGGAACACCAGGATCGACGTGAACCAGCTGTCCTGCGTCACCTCGGTGTCGTAGCTCTCGGCACCCGACGCGGCGACCTTGTCGAAAATCTGCTGCGACGCGGCGTCCGGGTACTGCGAGATGATCTGCGTCTCGTTGCCGGTGGCGTCGTTGCCGCTCTTCAGCGTCAGACGAACCTGCTGCTCACGGTCGTCGATCTGCGCGGTCTGCACGTTCTGGTCGTCGAGCTGCGCGACGGCGACCGACGTGTCGACACTCTTCCACCCCCGCGTGTCGTCGCCGAAGTAGCTGAAGGCGAAGATCACCAACAGGATGCCGGCGACTATCGCCAGGTTGCGGAACAAAGTCTTGCGGTTCATACAGCGTCGCCCTCGATGGCAGTCGGACTCACAGGCAGGTGGTCATGGTTCGCGTCGGTCGGCCGGCAGCAGTTCTCGATCGTTGCCGGTTGCGCACCGGACAAGCCAGGTTACCGCGGATGCGGACGGCCGGGCGGCGCGCACATCTCGGTCAACGCGCCGACACGCGGTGAGGTTCCCGCGCCCAGCTGCGCGTGACGAGTGTTACCGGTCGGCCGCGGTGCGTGGCCAGGGCCGATGCTGTTCGATCTGTGCCGCGAGCGCCAGCAGTCGACGCTCGGACCCGGGAGGGCCCGCCA
This window harbors:
- the folP gene encoding dihydropteroate synthase; the encoded protein is MGVVNVTADSFSDGGRYLDVDAAVRHGLELHAAGVDIVDVGGESTRPGADRVDPSVEAERVAPVIAELVSHGVCVSVDTMRASVATAAIGAGVSIVNDVSGGRADPDMAGVVADAGVAWVLMHWRSTVDWTHRPGAAEEHDYGDIVEDVRSGLLRQVDAAVAAGVDSSRIVLDPGLGFAKNAEHNWALLRRLDRLVDTGIPVLVGASRKRFLGTLLARDGQPRPPHGRDAATAAISVLSAVAGAWGVRVHDAVGTLDALAVHRQWHGPTEPKGTT
- the folB gene encoding dihydroneopterin aldolase, which encodes MTDRIELRGLTVRGNHGVFDHEKRDGQDFLVDLVVHMDLAPAAASDDLTKTAHYGELAEAAAAVVAGPSRDLIETVASEIADGVLTDPRVERVEVTLHKPSAPIPLTFTDVAVVVSRSRSA
- the folE gene encoding GTP cyclohydrolase I FolE, translating into MSVNQADQSIDEPVSVVSGRTFDQERAEAAVRELLLAVGEDPEREGLKDTPARVARAYREMFGGLFVDPDEVLGTTFDEAHRELVLVRDIPMYSTCEHHLVSFHGVAHVGYIPGKSGRVTGLSKLARVVDLYAKRPQVQERLTSQVADAMMRKLEPRGVIVVMEAEHLCMAMRGIRKPGASTTTSAVRGVFQSSAVSRSEALDLILRK
- the ftsH gene encoding ATP-dependent zinc metalloprotease FtsH, translated to MNRKTLFRNLAIVAGILLVIFAFSYFGDDTRGWKSVDTSVAVAQLDDQNVQTAQIDDREQQVRLTLKSGNDATGNETQIISQYPDAASQQIFDKVAASGAESYDTEVTQDSWFTSILVFLLPMIILLGIFIFVMSRMQGGGRGGVMGFGKSKAKQLTKDMPKTTFADVAGANEAVEELYEIKDFLQNPARYQALGAKIPRGVLLYGPPGTGKTLLARAVAGEAGVPFFTISGSDFVEMFVGVGASRVRDLFEQAKQNSPCIIFVDEIDAVGRQRGAGLGGGHDEREQTLNQLLVEMDGFGERTGVILIAATNRPDILDPALLRPGRFDRQIPVGAPDLAGRRAILAVHSKGKPIAQDADLEGLAKRTVGMSGADLANVINEAALLTARENGTVVTEAALEESVDRVIGGPRRKSRIISEHERKITAYHEGGHTLAAWAMPDIEPIYKVTILARGRTGGHAMTVPEDDKGLMTRSEMIARLVMAMGGRAAEELVFHEPTTGASSDIDQATKIARAMVTEYGMSSKLGAVRYGQEQGDPFLGRSMGVQSDYSHEVAREIDGEVRNLIEAAHTEAWAILNDYRDVLDILATELLERETLTRKDLEKIFTGVEKRPRITAFNDFGDRVPSSKPPVKTPRELATERGEPWPPVSIVKEPSYAGQAQNGQAQNGQNGHAQNGHGQNGHGQNGQGQNGSTPNGQGGAHRGGRPGSSMPDYGAPAGWSAPGWPPRENEAPRYPEPQGYGQPQGYGQPQGYGQPQGYGQPQGYGQPQGQGDPQGYQGPRGYQEPRGYDEPQPYQEPQPYQEPQPYREPQAYQEPQPYQEPYQDPQPYGQYPGSGVGEPAQPEPRYRNPQNPEGQYQPPRDEAEDPQLPPNTQRWEGPDAR
- the folK gene encoding 2-amino-4-hydroxy-6-hydroxymethyldihydropteridine diphosphokinase, coding for MTRAVLSIGSNIGDSEQQLRAVVEGLGDAVVAVSTVFATAPWGGIDQQDFLNAVVIVDDENTDCRGWLRRGQQLETAAHRERVQRWGPRTVDVDVVVCDDVVSDDPELILPHPLAHERAFVLAPWLDADPDAVLRGRSVRDLLAELPESERAGVRRTETRLWDPVRCGRAGGDST